tCTATAAGATCTGTGAAAGTGCAACCAGGTATACCTACCGTCTCTGAATCTATGAGGGGAAGGATGCTAAAATgtaacccccagaatgcccctcaTTCTTAGTTGTTAGTGGCAAGATTATACTGGGCAAGGGCTATCACTTATTTGTAGACCACTTCCATAATAGTGCTTTTTTGCTTAAAGTCCTTCCGTCTAGAGCCGCTGTAGCCTGTAGCATGATTTTGAAGAATCAGAGGGACCTCCCCAAAACTGTGCTGTCACAAACAATAGGATTGGGAGAGAGCAGGGCTGTCTGCAGCTAACATCTGATGCTTGTAAGATATAGGGATAAGAAAGGCGTGCTGATCTTAACCACAATATCTGATGGCGGGCCCACAACCCAATCCACCAAACCTGTGTGTGTTTAGGAAtgtaacaaatgaaaaaaaatgcggTGTTCACAAAATATGGAATTAAAAAGGACACAATCCACCAGTGTGAAACATTCCCCacaaacctggcctgtgcattaaaaacagttttaaaatgtatcacaTATCCTtgagttttttttacacttttttactcTATATCCTCCCCTTCTGTCACACATactggccataaaaaaaaaaatttttgtttctCTTTACAAACTAAAAGATCTCGCTATACGCCTAGATGAATTCCTTAAGGATACAGTTTCCAAAATTGAGTCATTTCTTGGAGggtctttttttatttcacctgAAAGCAATTGTCAGCCAGTGCTGTGTAAATGACCAAGTTATGCCTCAATTTTGTATGGTGCTCTTTCACACCTGAGTCTTGTGATAGTTCCAGGCAATAGATTaggccacatatcgggtgtttctaaAATCAGGACACAGCATAATGgtcagggctcgttcacatgaacgtattttgtgttccgtatacaggccgttttctgcgttccgcacacggtccgtatacagaacaattcattccaatgggtccgcaaaagatgcggacagcactctgtgtgctgtctgcatctgttgctccgttccgtggctcaGCAAAAAGTTTGAGtcctttcctattcttgtctgttttgcggacaagaataggcatttctataataggcctcctgttccgttccgcaaattgcagaaggcacacgggcaccatccatgttttgcggatgcgcaatttgtggaccgcaaaaaatggaacgcaaaaaaagtcAGAGTGCTGACGTTCATAGTAGCATTAACTGCGCACAACATATTGGGTACTGCAAtggcatatctgtggaaaaattgcaATATTCATTTTTCACCATCATCTGCGCATTCATTTCTAGAAAACAtatgtggggtcaaaatgatcactacacccctagataaaTTCCTTGAGTGGGGAAGTTTcctaaatggagtcacttttatggggttTCCTTTCTAGGGGTACTTCATAGTCTCTTCAAATGCGACAAAGAACTTGAAAAACATTCCATCAAAATATGCCCTTCAAAAAGGATATtaagctccttcccttctgagccctgccgtgtgcccataaagAGGTTTACGACCGTAtctggagtgtttctgtaaactgcagaatcagggtaatcaaTATTGAGATTTGTTTTGATTGCTCTTAACCCTTGCTGGGAtacaggaaaaaaatggattaaaatgtaaaatctttgcaaaaaataaaaaaatttaatttcacctccattttgcttcaATGCCTGtgaaacacataaagggttaataacgtttctaaaatcagtttacaataatttgcaaatttttttaaaaaaaatctgtacattttaggatttttttaacaTAGATATAACATATCAACCCAAATTGCACTAACATAAAGTATGATATGTaatgaaaaaacattctcagaatcatttggataagtaaaagcaccCCAAAGTTATTACTGTATAAAAAGGCACATGTCAGttttgaaaaatggggctccgACATTTGGTCCGAACTGGCTTCAGCTGGAAGGGTTTAATATAAAATTCAGGGCGTATTCTCTAAGATTATATAAGTAACCACaaactgaaataggacactgccCATCCCTCATTGTTATCATAGCTGAGTTGCTGTTCAAAGGTCTAAGCAACCAGGAGTGCCTCATGCCATCTATAGATATACTTTTTATGCACAGAGAGGTAAAACCAAGTAGATTCTTATTATTTGTCATATGTCAGggagtttaaagggaatctgtcagctgtaAAACACCCCCTGAACTAGAGTAAGAAGCGTATAGAGTAAGTAATGCTGAGTccaattatgtattttttatcttctgtgctcccacaaaccagcagtaaaatgcattgacaggactcctctttgagtcctctccattatgtgcctttcgttctctgggtcagtacgattacaacaatacatgtgtaggtttttttgttttaataccaccgtatggaataaatatttttatattttaatagtatggcatTTTCAGACACagcaatgtatttattttttagcctAGAGAAAGGGatttaaatgtttttatatttgtttatattaaaaaaataaaagtttttattttaaacattttttttttaacttttatagcCCATCTAGGAGGCTACAAAATACAGTACTCTGATGACAACTTGTACTGTATTCCCATTTAATGACAGTATAAGTTTATTTTGAGGATATTCTATGTTGACCTGCTGGCCAACATAGGAACTGCAATTCTAATacactgggtctcttcagagagactcaGCATATTAGACTGAATGACTGGCATCCCTGATCATCACACGGGGATGCCGGTCTTAACCTGGAAGTGTTTTCCTGGTCTTAACCTGGAAGCTTCCGGGCTTTTCGCTAAAGGCTAAAATGACTGCAATCGGCATTATGGCCATATTGCCAGTAACTGACATTACCCGTGGTCTCTGAGACCTGCCAGCTGGGAGCCTAGGGGTTAAAGAGCTTCTCCAAAATTATATTAATATGAATACATTTTGAACTCTTAGGACTATATTCATAAGAGACTAAGCAGTATCCATTGTCCTTGCCTGTCGCCATCTCATCTCCCTGGCAGGAATAGCCACCAGAGTCTTCGTTATCTTGCCAGCTCCATGCTTCATGCCTCTCCTGGCCATCCCCGCCTCCTACCTTCTAGTGCCTGGTCTATTACAAGGCATGGTTCTTAGCTTCCCTAGTTGTTGCAAAGGTGTTTTGTGTCCTCTAAATTTCTatgcctgacctctgcctgtttactgtgTTGATCCTGTTCTGACCATCCCTGACCCCTGCCTGTTTATCATATTGACCTGTGCTACCTGCCCTGTCCTATTGCTTGTTTACCAGATTGAACCTTTGACCTCAGCTTGTCCACTGAGCATGATTTTTCCTGTTCCCTTGGTATCGcgcaccagtgtctcttgacccACCTGGGTCAACGGTCATTGAACAGAGATTTCTCTAAAAAATAGTGTCCTTGTGGTTCCCCCCAGTAAAGACCATATACCTGTATAGGAGTGAAAAGGTGAAAACCAAGGAACCACTTGGATAACACTCTTAGGAGTAGCCCTAAGTCAAATCCGACCACACCCTCTGCGTTACAGCTTGCTAAGGCCGGCGCCACCAAGTTCAGAATAAAGAATGTGTTCAAAGAGCTAACTACTAAGTAGAGTGGCCAAGAGCAACTACTACAGTACATGAATATCATCTTTGCACATCTTGACTTGACTTCAGCTCAGTATCCTCAAGCCGCAACTCCTGCACTGCAGCCACCACCAGTCTGGGGGTAATAGATTTCACCTACAACCTACCACATGCCCAAGACATGCCATGGCTTCCTGAACCAGCTCACTATGCAATTCAAACTGCAGGTCTACCAGTTCCCTTCAGATGATGATGCCAAAGTGGCCTTCATAGTGTTCCTCCTGTCCAGAAAAGCTTTGGATCTGGCCACTGGGAATGTGGAGATTCCCTGACTACTAATCTGCTCAAATTCCTGTCTACCTGGTTGGACAACTGCAACAGCATCATCTTGGCTATTTCTCTGCCATGACCCTGGTATTGATTGAGCCTCCAGGCAAGTTCTGCATTGGGGGAGTCTCGATGCCACTCTCGCTGTGTGGCTATAGTTCATCCTGATGCTTCAAATCCTTCAAACCCAGTTATGTCTAGGTTTTTGAGAAGAAGGAAACTTTGCCTCCTTATAGGCCATATGACTACCTTTTGCCTGGCACTACTCTTCTACATGGTCCTGTGCATTCTCTGTCCCTTTGAGAGAGTGACACCATGTCAGAGTACATTAAGGAGAATCTGGAGGGAGGATTTATCCATAAATCTTCCTCCAATGCTGAATCTGGCTTCTTCTTTGTCGAGAAGACAACTCCATAGACCACAGTGTCTGAATAAGTTCACCATAAAAAAAGTTGGTACTTTCTAACAGGATCCACAGGGCAAAGCTGTTCACCAAACTGGATCCCTGAGGTGCAGGGTGATGAGTGGAAGATGACCTCTAACACTCGAGAGAGCCATTGCAAGTgccttgtcatgcccttcggcCTTAGTATTGCTATAACAGTGTTCCAGGAAATTTTCAACAATGAGGTCTGCTCTGTCTGCATGATGGTATATCTAGATAACATCATGATATACTTGCCTGACTTGATGTCTCACCAGAATCATGTCCACACTGTCTTACGATGGTAATGTGAGAACAGACTCTATGCTACATTTGAAACATTTTCACTTTTCACTTATGGATATGTGATCACAGACCATAGCATACAGATGGATCTTGAAAAACAATCTACAGTCCTAGACTGGCATCATCCACAGGGCCTGAGAGACATCCATAGGTTTCTAGGTTTTGTCAACAATTACCAGAGGTTCATTCCACATTTCTCCATACTCAATGCACCTATCTCTGCTCTCCATAGAAAAGGGGTAAACCCAAAGTTTGGTCATgtgaaagggaatctgtcactcaTTTTCACCTATATAACTAACAGCATTACCCCACAGAAGATTGCAAATGCTTTGCAAACATACCCGTTTGCACTTTGTATTTTTAGTCCAGAAAAAAGTTATTTCATTCTGCTGGAAAATAAATTGACTTACCTACAGACTACCAAACATCTGGATTCTTGCCAAGCCATGTGGTATTTCTTTTCTGCCTATTTATTCTTCCTTCTCCACTTTTTTCCACACAGATAAAAACATCAAGCCACACAATATGTTCCCTCCCCTACTACTTTTGAGTTACTGTGCTAGGCTTCTCTTAATATACCAGGGCACTTATCCACTTAGCCTTTTAAAGACTCAATAGCAGGATCTAGGGATTCATCATTCTCTATGAAAATGACAATGCTATGGCATAATCTTGAAAGGTAATTATTAGGTGACCCTTGCTGAGTCTTCTATTACAATTTTTTATAGAACTTACTTGGTTCCAAACATGATTCATAACTTCTTCCCAACATCCTCCCCTCTTTGTTGTGAACTGGGCTCCACATTACATATACGTTGAACTTGTCCTAAACTAGCCTAATTCTGGTCTCGTATTGCCTTTCTTATCTGGAGGGTCATCGCTGTCTCGTTTCCTAGAAAGCCTCTGTTGGCAGGTAACACATCTGTTTGTTCTAACCAAATTCATTCTCCCAGTATATTTGTATGGGTGCTTGTATCCATATCATGGCTAAATaaaaatcttcctctttattaGTGGATATAATTCATGACCTATGAGAAAATGAATGCTATCTAGACAGATGGAGGACTTCTTGGAAACCTGTCAGCCTTGAATATCATATTTGAATATTAATGGCTTACAGGGCTCTCGCACATCTTATAGGGGTTTTgatatgattgatgtaaaaaaaatgacaatcAGACATCCTATACAtttcagtctctttctaacaaatcttGAAAAAGACCTGTATCTCCCATGGATTCTAAGATCTCCTCACTCATTGCTCaaatttctctgctagattttctTTAGGCAGGCAAGTCAGGGGATGTGTCCTGTGTGCTTTAAATCTCTCCATGTCACAGCTCAgggaatgtcctttctgcttcagctttcTCTCTATCCACAGCTCAAGGGGCATGACCTtcctcagggggcatgtcctttctgctttatctctttccctgtaattgtcacagcttctaacagtagatgtgGCAGTTGAAGTATGGAGATGATCATGTGTAACCACAtcagtaggtggacatgcacattgATATACAGATTAATTTCTAGAGAGTTCCATTATATTTCACAACTGGAgctttttgtaacagaaagtaaattgcAATATTCAtaagtttttttaaatgcagaattataataacatttaaaggtggcacaaccccttcaatGGGGTGGGGCAGTACATAGAGTATTGGAGTCCTGGATAATCTGGTGTTTATTTTGGGGCAACTGCTCCCTTCCTTACTTATTTCCTCTTTGCTTATATATGGTTCTATTAACTTGGTATTGCTGTTTTCATTGTTGAACCCCTGCAAGGGGTTTTCATATTCCATAAAACTTTTGAAACTAAAAACATCAAAATGGATGCTGTCTGTCAATCTTTTGAGCCGACAGACCAAGTTACTGTGCCTCAACATATTATTGACCCTGCTCAGATTGTCTCCGTTGTTTCGATTCTGGTTAAGGTCATCTCTTCAGAAAAAACTTTTGTCCCTATGAAGTCTTACCTAAAATAAATCTAAAGTCGGTAAGAATTAATTTGCCATCAGTAATGATGGCCTACACGTTTAGAATATATTGCCTCTTGTACCAAATGCACACCAAATATTGGTATTGCCTCCATCCACCGGTTGTACTGTGATCTGGTTGGTCATAGATCGTTtctccaagatggctcatttcTTTCCCCTGATGGATCTCACTACAGCTGTTCAagttgccaaatgatttattgaCCATATATGATAATGTATTTTTACTAAGGATGCTTATCCGGAATGTTTCCATGCCTGTGTCCATTAACATGCTGTAGGGAAAGAAAGAGCTGAACCATTTTCACCTATCTTGATCTATTATGTGCAAAAATTCTGTTCTGTTCCTTTACGGAAAATAATGTTTTTACTACAACTTATGTAGAAATTTAAATATATTATCACAGAATTTTTACAAATATAGTGGCTCTCGTAACACAGATAAAACCTAGTCAGCCATGCAGTAACATGACATGAAATAGCATTTACTATTACATTTGGATCTTACTGCATACTGGATTTTTGCATTCAGTAGTATGCAGCAAGTTCTAGTTGTAGCAGCAGGATGCCTATATGATGTCATTGATGATGTCATCCTTCTTATCATAAAAATGGAGATCCAACTTTCATTAAGATACTGTATAGCAGGAAAGGAGTTTAGACCTAAAATCTGGAAGCTGAACCctcattttaaggcctcatgcacacgactatgtattttgtggtccacaaaacacggatccgcaaacgATACGtaggacgtccgtgtgcattttgtgtttggcggaactgaacagctggcccctaacagaacagtcctgtccttgtccataatgaggacaataataggacatgttgtattttttttttttgcgaaacggacatagggacatacagaaacgaaatgcacatggagtaacttaaatttttttttgcagactcgttgaaattaatagttccgcatatggtccacaaaaaaagacggaatggacatggaaagaaaataagtttgtgtgcatgaggcttaaaccTGGCCTTGTATATACTTCAGATCATGTGATTTCCTCTAAAACGTGTCAATTAAGGATCCTTAAATCCTCCCAATTTAGAGAAATAGAACAAAGAAGAATCAAGAaccatgaaaaaatattttattgcccAGTTAGAAATTATAGTAACAAGAATGTAGTTATCTTCTAATCTCAGTAATCAATAAGAAGGCCAGAATCTACCTGTGACCAACCTTAGTCAATGATCATTATATCTCACTAAAACTGTCTAAAGAACCCACACATGACATTTATTTAGCTAGACACATATAGTTAGTGGGCACCAATCGTCCTCTCTCATAGGCACTCCAGGACAAAAAAAAGGAAGCAATGTCTCCTTAACAAAACAGAGAGACATTTGATGAATAATGTCTGTGGTGTTGGCATCATAAAAGACCAGGTGACTTCTAAATAAATCCAAGCACACTCCAATCCTCACTGGAGACAAGTTATATCTTAGCTTTTCACAAGTGTTTGCAATTCCATAATATACATTGTCTCCTTGTTTACGTAGAACCCAGTAGCCATTTGATGAATTCAACTCCCATGTTCCCTTGCGTTCCACAGACTCCTTCACAATGCCTATGATCCAACTACTTTTATTGCCCACATTTACTTCCCAGTAGTGCCGACCAgacctaaatcctggtgtccccaAAACATATACCCCTGGCTCAAAACACTGTGAGGTTGCTTTTTTTGTTTGGGGAACTGGCTCAAATCTCACTTGTTTGAAGTCTGGGGATAAGGCAAGATTTGGATGAGCACTTTGCGGATCAAACTGTATCAATTCTGGTACTGGTTTTAGCATATGCATCATCTGTCTTGAAATTCTGAGCTGCAGAGGAGACTCGCTTATATCGAGTTTCTCCTCAGGTGTTTCCAGTGTCTTCAACTTCTCTTCAATGTCTTTTAGTTGATCCTTTGTTTTGGTGATTGTGATTTGCTCCATAAGGTGCACCAGTTGTAAGGTTTTCGCCTCCAAATTTTTCATGTCTTGGTCTTCTTGTTTCTTACTCTCGACCAACTTCATCTCTTCCTCTGTATCCAGTAATCGATGGCAGTCACGGTAATTTTTATTGAGATTTGACCGGTATAGTGCATGGTTCTTTTGCacaacgttaatgttgttgtgaATATCACTGATTATTTGCCATGACACCATCTGCATATGGATAAGTTGGCGTCTGATATCACTTATCGATGGTTTGGGTACCTCTGATTTTGACTGCATGATGTCAACCTTGAATCTTGTTGAATTAGTAAGCTCATCACTCTTGGTCTACACAGAGAAGGACACAATATCCTGTTAGGAACCTTGATTTTATCTTTAGCAACTTGAGGTATCATCTAAGCTTTTTATCAAGGCCCTATGACCATGCAGGTCATttttaataatacattttatgCCTTTTCAAACAAATTCAATGTATATAGGATCAATTTGATACTACCTTGGTTAATGCCATGGGGCTGTACTTCAAGAACCTTACAGTTATTTCCAGTAAATCCAAACTCCTTGAACCTAGATCCACGTATCCATATGCCATTTGATCAGATTCACTATTCATGTTTTGGACAGTATAGTTTATTAACTTAAAGTGTAACTtcacccaaaaattaaaatgtgtCTGTTCTCCTGAATCCTTGTTTTGCTTTGGACTACTATTTCTGTTACCCAGTCACATAGAAAATCCTCACTTTCTTGAATTCTATCAATTTATGcggtaccacagggggcagtatccTGCTGAAAGCATCTACTGCAAATACCTTTGCCCGGAAGAGGTGTACTTGGTCTGCAACATTGTTTAGGTTGTTGGTATGTTGAAGTAACAGCCACATGAAGGCCAGGATACAAGGTTTCTCAACAGAACACTACTtagagcatcacactgtccccaccgACTTTCTTTCTTTCCCTAGTGCATCCTAGTGCCATCTAGCCTAGTGCATACACAACTGACCAACCACATGatgtaaaatgtaatgcattagaCCAACCCACCTTCGTCCATTTATCCATGGTCCACTTCTGATGCACACATACCAGTATGTAGGTGCCTTTGGCAGTGGACAGGGGTCAGCATGGGCACTGGCCAGTCTGTGGCTACACAGCCTCATACACAGCAAGCTGTGATGCACAGTGTGTTCTGATACCTTTCTGTCATTGCCAACATTAACTACTACAGagtgtccttcactcactgcgccgaatactgagcGGGATTTCCacggcagacagggccggcaAGAGGAGACCAGCTTCctcgccctgtcaatcaagtgtagtagggcgtggccagaggtgggagaacggagcatctaggagcaggagcaacccccctgctcctagaggctcatttgcatattataaaagttattttttctcaataacggcggcacgcagtgagatggcactgatatagttatgttcagctgacattagttcatcactaatgtcagccaggttaataaccattttcctgctgacagaaaccctttaaagtcttGGGTGCCTATGACCCTTTTGTCCTTATTTGGACCACTTTCAGTAGGTATTAACCCTTACATACTAATAACACCCGCACAAGATCTGCTGTTTTGGAGATGCTCCAATCCCTTAGTCTTGCCATTGCTATTTGGGCATAGTGGCTCAGATCATGTGcccttttttctgttaatttACTGTCTAATATATTCCCTGGGCAGGTGATAATCTAATCCATGTTATTCACTTCACCTGTCTATGGCTGAttgtatatatacataacaaagcaGGAGAAGAATTATtttatgtacactataaaaacCAAGTAAAATATGAGTAACATAAGGACCGATACCTCATGATCTTGAACTTCAGGATGAATGTCCCCTGTGGAGTTCATGGCACTAAGCTTTTGGTTATCCGCCATAATAGCTTTACCTTCTTCAACATctgaaaaaatgtataaaatgtataaaatacacattttttcatATGCACTGAGCACTGTCTGTAATTCTGGACCACTGGTACGTTCACCTTGAAATTAAAGCTTTAGCTTTATCTGGGCAAATTCACAAAATGGCAAACACATGACAACTGGTACCTGATGAAGGATTCTCATAAAATACAGCTTGTACATTGACAAGTGGTATCTATTTGCATTCAATGAAAATAATTTGTATTTATGCCACTGTCCAGTTTCAACTCTGGTAAATTCTGGTAAACTGGCTTTTGGCTAATAAAACAAGCACATATCTGTAAACTGTCAAattcttctaaggctacttttacaccagcgtttttgctggatccatcatggatcagcaaaaacgcttccgtcataatAACACAACTGTCTGCAtatgttatgaatggatccggttgtatgatctttaacatagcaatgacaGATCCTTTAtggacaccattgaaagtcaatgggggacggatccattttctattgtgtcagatccgtcttgctccgcaccacatcgtggacagaaaaacactgcttgcagcgctattctgtccgcgatgggaacgcaaccaaacagaacggaatgcatgctggtgcattctgttcagttccgtttagttttgtccccattgacaataaatggggacaaaactgaagcgttttcccccgctattgagatcctatgacagatctcaatagcggaaagggaaagcgcaaatgtgaaagtagccaaatctAGTCATCTGCAACCCGTGGCTCTCCAGTTGCTGCGAAACAGAAACTTTTAGCATCTCCTGACAACTCTGttgaagggtttctaccacttcggtgtcacatatttagctgtcagacactagcgatccgctagtgtctgctctgcccaaccatcctaatataattgcttttggggcagccgttttgctaaaaaaagaacctttattaatatgctaatgagcctctaggtgctatgggggcgtcattagcacctagaggctccgtctaccttcagaaacttccgccgcccagcgcgtccctccagcccgcccatttcctcctgaatgcgatcctccttgtgagcgcctgtattcggcgcatgcgcagtgaatgtctgacagctttcctgctcagacatctccactgcgcctgttcctcggagcactatggcgtcatcgcgcaggcgcagtggagatgtctgagcaaggaagcggtcagacattcactgcgcatgcgcagaatacatacgctcacaaggaggatcgcattcaggaggagatgggcgggctggagggacgcgctcggcggtggcagtttctgaaggtagactgagcctctaggtgctaatgacgcccccatagcacctagaggctcattagcatattaataaaagtagttttttttatcaaaacggctgccccaaaagcaattatattaggatggttgggcagagcagacactagcggatcgctagtgtctgacagctaaatatgtgacaccgaagtggtagaaaccctttaaggcacaACTATAATCAGTGCCCagtcttctgctgctgctctgtCTGAATTCTATGTTTTATACTGCATATCTTCTTCTTgttcagattggctgctgtgtctAATCACTCAGCATTGATGTCAGTTcatggaaatataaaaatgtgATCATCAGGTTAATGTGATATATATTGAGGAAAATGAGCCTCAATAAGGAGAGATCCTGGAGATCTGATTTAAAGTATATCTTGACATTTGTACTCTTAATACAAGCATGAATAGAAGAAGGCATTTGCATTTCTTAGGGGAAGCCCATACCTGCAGGCATTGCTGTATTTAGTAAGGCACTGGCAGTGTCTGACCATGTCTCTGTGTTAAACAGAATGCTGGAATTCCTGCCGCAGGTGTGGATTTACCATAAGTAAGATTTCCTAACTGATATTAAACATACCATTTCATGTCCAGTTGCTTTATGTTTCCATTCCTCCAGCATATAAAGCCACCGTGGCAGCTGCACCTAAAAAGCAGTTCCTGGCCGTCTCCAGATGACTATATATGCAAATCTCCAACACTGCCGTCCAATACAGATTAGTTTCACTTTCATGAAATGGTTGTTTGCTGAGTTTCGTTTCTGCCTTACTGCTCAAAGGTCTGATGAGGAGTGTAGCAGCCTGCTAAAGCCACTTTCTCCACACACTGTCCTCCATCCCTGAGTATCATCATCACTTCCTGTAGGAGGAACATTAACTTCTAtatccaggggcgtaactagaagtgactgggccccacagcaaatatttgtaagggcccccctcagcacacttcgcacctccctcctccagtgtaaaccccactcctttggcacagtgtagcggtatactgtatgtcaggaatatggattaatatttactgtcagccatgtcctcacacctcccatttgctgacagacagcagaggtagggaaatccacaggatttccctgcttcaaagcccccagccctgattgtaatttgatgcacctcttggcatgattcagtgtacatgcaaaataggttccccccccccccccagccatctgagtgtttgttggccaggaagacacccctcagggggtccaagcttcaaggagaagttcagacctctgtgcagcagttgggagccacctgaatctgcaggaaaaacccctgctgtgggtatctgctcttgcccc
The sequence above is a segment of the Bufo gargarizans isolate SCDJY-AF-19 chromosome 6, ASM1485885v1, whole genome shotgun sequence genome. Coding sequences within it:
- the LOC122941734 gene encoding nuclear factor 7, brain-like isoform X2, which gives rise to MADNQKLSAMNSTGDIHPEVQDHETKSDELTNSTRFKVDIMQSKSEVPKPSISDIRRQLIHMQMVSWQIISDIHNNINVVQKNHALYRSNLNKNYRDCHRLLDTEEEMKLVESKKQEDQDMKNLEAKTLQLVHLMEQITITKTKDQLKDIEEKLKTLETPEEKLDISESPLQLRISRQMMHMLKPVPELIQFDPQSAHPNLALSPDFKQVRFEPVPQTKKATSQCFEPGVYVLGTPGFRSGRHYWEVNVGNKSSWIIGIVKESVERKGTWELNSSNGYWVLRKQGDNVYYGIANTCEKLRYNLSPVRIGVCLDLFRSHLVFYDANTTDIIHQMSLCFVKETLLPFFCPGVPMREDDWCPLTICV
- the LOC122941734 gene encoding nuclear factor 7, brain-like isoform X3, whose amino-acid sequence is MLEEWKHKATGHEMTKSDELTNSTRFKVDIMQSKSEVPKPSISDIRRQLIHMQMVSWQIISDIHNNINVVQKNHALYRSNLNKNYRDCHRLLDTEEEMKLVESKKQEDQDMKNLEAKTLQLVHLMEQITITKTKDQLKDIEEKLKTLETPEEKLDISESPLQLRISRQMMHMLKPVPELIQFDPQSAHPNLALSPDFKQVRFEPVPQTKKATSQCFEPGVYVLGTPGFRSGRHYWEVNVGNKSSWIIGIVKESVERKGTWELNSSNGYWVLRKQGDNVYYGIANTCEKLRYNLSPVRIGVCLDLFRSHLVFYDANTTDIIHQMSLCFVKETLLPFFCPGVPMREDDWCPLTICV